The genomic region AATTGCCAAGGCTACGGGGGATGTCATTATGATCCTGGATGCTGATTTGACTGTGGCTCCAGAAGACCTCCCGAAGTTTTACGAACTCTTGGCGACTGGAAAAGCTGAATTTGCCAACGGGGTACGCCTTGTTTATCCGATGGACAACCACGCCATGCGGTTCCTGAATATGTGTGCAAATAAATTTTTCAGTATTGGATTCAGTTGGATTCTGGGTCAACCCGTTAAAGACACATTATGTGGAACAAAAGTTTTTTTCAGGGAGTCCTATTTAGACTTTGCCAAAGATGAGGCAGACCTCAGACTGAAAGATCCCTTTGGTGATTTTGAGTTCCTGTACTTTGCACGGCAGAAAAACTTAAAAATCTTGGATATTCCCATCCGTTACCATGACAGGGTTTATGGGCAAACCAATATCAACCGCTGGAGGCATGGCTGGATGCTCCTCAAAATGCTTGTATACGGAGCACTCCGTTTTAAATTCATTTAATCATTATGTCCCCAACAACCACGTTAGTTATAAATGAAATCTATCACAGTATCCAAGGCGAAAGCACTTGGGCGGGACTGCCCTGTGTCTTTGTCCGATTGACCGCATGCAATTTGCGTTGCAGTTACTGTGACACATCCTATGCCTTTTATGAGGGGAAAAAAACCGGTTTACCAGAGGTTCAGGAAAAGATTCTATCATTTAATTGTTCACTTGTGGAAGTCACTGGTGGAGAACCCCTTTTACAAAAAAACGTCCTTGAATTAATGGGAAATCTCTGTGAAGCGGGAAAAACTGTCCTGATAGAAACAAGTGGTTCGATTGATATTTCGCCGATCGACCCCCGTGTTCATATTATTATGGATCTTAAATGCCCCTCAAGCGGAGAATCCGCAAAGAATCTTTACGCCAATATTGCTTTTCTCGCCAAAAAAGACGAGTTGAAGTTTGTTATCGGTTCTCGGGAGGACTATGAATGGGC from Verrucomicrobiota bacterium harbors:
- a CDS encoding radical SAM protein, yielding MSPTTTLVINEIYHSIQGESTWAGLPCVFVRLTACNLRCSYCDTSYAFYEGKKTGLPEVQEKILSFNCSLVEVTGGEPLLQKNVLELMGNLCEAGKTVLIETSGSIDISPIDPRVHIIMDLKCPSSGESAKNLYANIAFLAKKDELKFVIGSREDYEWAREQIDFWKLPDKVGTILFSPIFGKIDPKEIVEWILADDLPVRFQLQLHKFIWPPNQKGV